In the genome of Deinococcus deserti VCD115, one region contains:
- a CDS encoding GntR family transcriptional regulator, which translates to MTSDPSFQRPGLVRDGVYGHLRRAVLDGEIAPGERIGEVELGERLGVSRTPIREALMRLTQDGLLVAEANRGVRVRTISATEARDTYVVREELDGLAAALAATHHTSADAAALKTALADLNAAPETDYREQTRLDLAFHRAVTLAAHNAALTDLARDLEQRIALIKHQTRTYNAHPQTDAQHAAILRAVLDREADAAREAARVHVRTFATLVLEDLGELK; encoded by the coding sequence ATGACCAGCGATCCTTCCTTTCAGCGACCCGGCCTGGTCCGGGACGGCGTGTATGGCCATCTGCGCCGCGCCGTGCTGGACGGTGAGATTGCCCCGGGCGAACGCATTGGTGAGGTCGAATTGGGCGAACGGCTTGGCGTATCGCGCACCCCTATCCGTGAAGCCCTGATGCGACTGACTCAGGACGGCCTGCTGGTGGCCGAGGCCAACCGAGGTGTACGCGTACGGACCATCAGTGCCACCGAGGCCCGGGACACCTACGTGGTCCGCGAGGAACTTGACGGTCTGGCGGCGGCACTCGCTGCTACGCACCACACCTCTGCCGACGCTGCCGCCCTTAAGACAGCTCTCGCCGACCTCAACGCCGCGCCTGAGACCGACTACCGGGAGCAGACCCGGCTGGACCTCGCCTTTCACCGGGCAGTCACACTGGCAGCCCACAACGCAGCGCTGACCGACCTGGCACGTGATCTTGAACAGCGCATCGCTCTGATCAAGCATCAGACGCGCACGTACAACGCACATCCTCAGACCGACGCACAGCACGCTGCAATTCTTCGTGCGGTGCTTGACAGGGAGGCTGACGCTGCCCGTGAGGCCGCCCGCGTGCATGTTCGAACCTTCGCCACACTGGTCCTGGAGGACCTGGGAGAACTGAAATGA